A genome region from Panicum virgatum strain AP13 chromosome 4K, P.virgatum_v5, whole genome shotgun sequence includes the following:
- the LOC120704957 gene encoding uncharacterized protein LOC120704957 encodes MGAAAGLSSSKRVMCLSDDGDVIDCVDVYQQPALKHAPPGSRLLRQLKPEVAAAASLSTLQGLHPTRRKRGRCPPGTVAIRRDSPRANPEVARRASPFGRPATAAAGNSTFTPQLVMDNMKGKVEVAAAYACNMPYLGARATVPYWKVDVHPDELSMNYLLIGYTLDKSFTPFPGSPPPKTLTNQIAVGLVDPTGENWWVTVMDHAIGYYPETVFDTRFPEASYVEMGGRVLDTRPGGNHTTTPGTRSAAVECPAVSYNASTTQCQLGLQM; translated from the exons atgggcgcggcggccggcctgtCGTCGTCGAAGCGCGTCATGTGTCTC agcgacgacggcgacgtgATCGACTGCGTGGACGTCTACCAGCAGCCGGCGCTCAAGCATGCTCCGCCCGGTAGCCGACTACTTCGCCAG CTGAAGCCGGAGGTGGCAGCGGCCGCCTCTCTGTCGACTCTGCAGGGGctgcacccgacgcggcggaaACGCGGGAGATGCCCGCCGGGGACCGTCGCGATCCGCAGGGACTCGCCCCGCGCCAACCCGGAGGTCGCTCGCCGGGCCTCGCCGTTCGggcgccccgccaccgccgccgccggcaactcCACGTTCACCCCCCAATTAGTCATGGACAATATGAAGGGCAAAGTGGAG GTGGCCGCTGCGTACGCGTGCAACATGCCGTACCTCGGGGCTCGGGCGACCGTGCCGTACTGGAAGGTTGACGTCCACCCCGACGAGTTGTCCATGAATTACCTTCTGATTGGGTACACGCTGGACAAGAGTTTCACGCCGTTTCCGGGGTCTCCGCCGCCCAAAACTCTTACCAATCAGATAGCCGTTGGCCTCGTG GATCCGACCGGGGAGAACTGGTGGGTGACGGTGATGGACCACGCCATCGGCTACTACCCGGAGACGGTGTTCGACACGCGGTTCCCGGAGGCGTCCTACGTGGAGATGGGCGGGCGGGTGCTGGACACCAGGCCCGGCGGCAACCACACCACCACGCCCGGAACGAGATCCGCTGCAGTTGAGTGCCCTGCAGTG AGCTACAATGCATCAACTACACAGTGCCAGCTGGGGCTCCAGATGTGA
- the LOC120702574 gene encoding pre-mRNA splicing factor SR-like 1 has translation MEIQSSGRSIDVLMEKVLSVNILSSDYFKELYKFKTYHEVVDEIYHQVDHVEPWMTGNCRGPSSAFCLLYKFFTMKLTVKQMHGLLKHPDSPYIRAIGFLYLRYVAEPKTLWTWYEPYIKDDEEFSPGSNGKMTTMGVYVRDLLLGQYYFDSLLPRVPLPILRQVTGHLEKLKLPTKQSGMTGDSNRHESNDTARRPPSVKASLSVSFGQRAPHRASTRDSSPVRRTLPSKQEKDRSYDGDRARSPPRKRRSQSHEHDHDAERDRSDRDRGRYKDREHDRHARDHRDQDHHRSRYSDRDGERRGREKRDRDSDRSGRSITRRSRSRSPVRGRTDGDKHRSSPFGKAPESSNLAKLKDLYGDATNTKNDSGDDRAHRDSGTEEVIRLGGQRWR, from the exons ATGGAGATCCAGTCGTCCGGCCGGTCCATCGACGTGCTGATGGAGAAGGTGCTGTCCGTGAACATCCTCTCCTCGGACTACTTCAAGGAGCTCTACAAGTTCAAGACCTACCACGAGGTGGTCGACGAAATCTACCACCAGGTCGACCACGTCGAGCCCTGGATGACCGGCAACTGCCGCGGGCCCTCCTCCGCCTTCTGCCTCCTCTACAAGTTCTTCACCATGAAGCTCACCGTCAAGCAGATGCACGGCCTGCTCAAGCACCCGGACTCCCCCTACATCAGAGCT ATTGGATTTCTCTACCTGCGATATGTTGCAGAACCAAAAACACTGTGGACTTGGTACGAGCCCTACATCAAGGATGACGAG GAGTTTTCCCCTGGATCAAATGGAAAAATGACTACAATGGGCGTTTACGTGCGTGATCTCCTTCTTGGCCAG TACTATTTCGACAGTCTTCTTCCACGAGTGCCTCTCCCAATTTTGCGACAGGTCACTGGCCATCTTGAGAAGCTGAAGCTTCCAACAAAGCAGTCAGGAATGACAGGGGATTCCAATAGGCATGAATCAAATGATACTGCCCGAAGGCCTCCGTCCGTAAAAGCTTCGTTGTCTGTCTCGTTTGGTCAGCGTGCTCCACACCGTGCATCCACCAGGGATTCGTCCCCGGTCCGAAGAACATTACCTTCCAAACAAGAGAAGGACAGAAGTTATGATGGTGACCGTGCAAGATCACCACCAAGGAAGCGCCGAAGCCAGAGCCATGAGCATGATCATGATGCTGAGAGGGACCGTTCAGATCGTGATCGTGGCAGGTATAAGGATAGGGAGCATGATCGACATGCTCGTGATCATAGAGACCAGGACCATCATCGGTCACGTTATTCAGATAGGGATGGTGAGAGGCGAGGCCGTGAAAAGAGGGACAGGGATTCTGACAGAAGTGGACGTTCAATCACCCGCAGAAGCAGGAGCAGGAGTCCAGTCCGTGGCAGAACTGATGGTGATAAACATCGTTCCAGCCCATTTGGTAAGGCGCCAGAGTCATCTAACCTGGCAAAGCTGAAGGATCTATATGGTGATGCAACAAACACCAAGAACGATTCTGGTGATGATCGAGCTCACAGGGATTCTGGAACCGAAGAGGTAATCCGACTGGGAGGCCAAAGGTGGAGGTGA